One genomic window of Clostridium taeniosporum includes the following:
- a CDS encoding DUF881 domain-containing protein: protein MRISKSQIFVALVCALLGFLLAYQFKILSNKNDPNEISTHDKNNIIAELESLRKEKEELQKSNSELSEELKNLEESAAKEGDLGKEIKNKLDTSRMHLGIVDVKGPGIIITIAPKTSIFESNTGVSGVSLGEEELVHIVNLLWYSGAEAISINDIRITPQTGIKVAGNGISIGSSGRIYPNDKITINVIGDKGRLNVGISFPGSLDYGALPNYNCEVKTSDDILILKTTQSIKSEFIKAVKE from the coding sequence ATGAGAATATCTAAATCACAAATTTTTGTAGCGTTAGTCTGTGCACTTTTAGGCTTTTTATTAGCATATCAATTTAAAATTTTGTCTAATAAAAATGATCCAAATGAAATAAGTACTCATGATAAAAATAATATTATTGCAGAACTTGAAAGTTTAAGAAAAGAAAAAGAGGAATTACAAAAATCAAATAGTGAATTATCAGAGGAACTTAAAAATCTAGAAGAATCTGCTGCTAAAGAAGGAGATCTAGGAAAAGAAATTAAGAATAAATTAGATACTTCAAGAATGCATTTAGGTATAGTTGATGTTAAAGGTCCGGGAATAATAATTACAATAGCACCTAAAACATCAATATTCGAGTCTAACACTGGAGTGAGTGGAGTAAGTTTAGGTGAAGAAGAGTTAGTTCACATAGTAAATTTACTTTGGTATTCAGGAGCAGAAGCCATTTCTATAAATGATATAAGAATAACTCCCCAAACAGGTATAAAAGTTGCAGGAAATGGGATATCAATAGGATCATCTGGTAGAATATATCCTAATGATAAAATAACTATAAATGTTATTGGTGATAAAGGTAGATTAAATGTTGGAATATCATTTCCAGGGTCTTTAGATTATGGTGCACTTCCTAATTATAATTGTGAAGTAAAAACAAGTGATGATATATTGATTTTAAAAACAACTCAATCTATAAAAAGTGAGTTTATAAAAGCAGTTAAAGAATAA
- the rsmH gene encoding 16S rRNA (cytosine(1402)-N(4))-methyltransferase RsmH codes for MEFKHISVLLNECLDALNIKEDGIYVDCTLGGAGHSSHILERLSKDGLLIGIDQDKDALRAAKERLKRFENVKYVHSNFYDIDNILQNLDIPKVDGILMDLGVSSYQLDEGERGFSYMKDASLDMRMNRDNDFSAYEVVNEYSEEELYKIIKDYGEERFAKRIANFIVNRRMETPIKTTMELVDIIKAAIPAKARREGPHPAKRTFQAIRIEVNSELRILNKTIEDGVKRLNKGGRMAIITFHSLEDRIVKLKFRELNDPCTCPKEFPMCICGKKPIVKLVSRKGIAPSKEEVEENPRSRSAKLRVIEKL; via the coding sequence ATGGAATTTAAACATATTTCGGTTTTGTTAAATGAATGCTTAGATGCATTAAATATAAAGGAAGATGGAATTTATGTTGATTGTACATTAGGTGGTGCAGGACATTCATCTCATATATTAGAACGTTTATCAAAAGATGGTTTATTAATAGGAATAGACCAAGATAAAGATGCTTTAAGAGCAGCTAAGGAAAGATTGAAAAGGTTTGAGAATGTAAAATATGTTCATAGTAATTTTTATGATATCGATAATATTCTTCAAAACTTAGACATACCTAAAGTGGATGGAATACTGATGGATCTTGGAGTATCATCTTATCAGTTAGATGAAGGTGAAAGAGGTTTTAGTTATATGAAAGATGCATCTTTAGATATGAGAATGAATAGAGATAATGATTTTTCTGCTTATGAAGTAGTTAATGAATATAGTGAAGAAGAGTTATATAAGATAATAAAAGATTATGGTGAAGAGAGATTCGCTAAAAGAATTGCTAATTTTATAGTAAATAGAAGAATGGAAACACCTATAAAAACTACCATGGAATTGGTTGACATAATTAAAGCAGCTATTCCAGCAAAAGCTAGACGAGAAGGACCACATCCAGCAAAAAGAACCTTCCAAGCTATAAGAATAGAGGTGAATTCTGAACTTAGGATACTTAATAAAACCATTGAAGATGGTGTGAAAAGATTGAATAAAGGCGGAAGAATGGCTATAATTACATTCCATTCTTTAGAGGATAGAATAGTTAAGTTAAAATTTAGAGAACTTAATGATCCATGTACATGTCCTAAAGAATTCCCAATGTGTATTTGCGGAAAAAAACCTATTGTTAAGTTAGTATCTAGAAAAGGAATTGCACCTAGCAAAGAAGAAGTAGAAGAAAATCCAAGAAGTAGAAGTGCAAAACTTAGAGTTATTGAGAAGTTATAG
- a CDS encoding UDP-N-acetylmuramoyl-tripeptide--D-alanyl-D-alanine ligase, with protein sequence MDLTLNEVLKAVDGELIVRNNDGNFEKISTDTRKIEESSLFIALKGNNFNGNNYAVKAIKIGATVAIIDEINFKIEELNNEGTIIKVNDTKTALGALAKYYREKLGIKVVGITGSTGKTSTKDLVAAFLSGKYSVFKTKGNFNNEIGLPLMIFELNSSYDIAVLEMGTSNFNEIHRLANIARPDMGIITNIGVSHIEYLKTRENILKEKLSITDFFEKDNVLIINCENDMLQKVEKNTDFKVEKTGYDKKYDLYAENIELTDESTSFDAVNSNGSSYRFKLNMVGEHNIQNALLGIRIAENFGLTFEEMELGLKNLEATSMRLEFIKKDNCTIINDCYNASPDSMKSALNVLETYSGNRKIAILGDMGELGDFSKLAHKNVGRDAIGKVDMLLTLGEFKKDYQSGFGDNTFVFESKDELQKYLKKTIKNGDVILVKASRSAKFEDIVKYIESL encoded by the coding sequence ATGGATTTAACTCTAAATGAAGTGTTAAAAGCAGTTGATGGTGAATTAATAGTAAGAAATAATGATGGAAATTTTGAAAAAATTTCAACTGATACAAGAAAAATTGAAGAAAGTAGTTTATTTATAGCATTAAAAGGCAATAATTTCAATGGTAATAATTATGCTGTTAAAGCAATAAAAATTGGAGCAACTGTTGCAATAATAGATGAAATAAACTTTAAAATAGAAGAGTTAAATAATGAAGGAACTATTATTAAAGTAAATGATACGAAAACAGCATTAGGAGCGTTAGCTAAATATTATAGAGAAAAATTAGGAATAAAAGTAGTTGGTATAACTGGTTCTACTGGAAAAACATCTACTAAAGATTTAGTAGCTGCATTTTTAAGTGGAAAATACTCTGTATTTAAGACAAAAGGTAATTTTAATAATGAAATAGGTTTACCTCTTATGATTTTTGAATTAAATTCAAGCTATGATATTGCAGTTCTTGAAATGGGAACAAGTAACTTTAATGAAATTCATAGATTAGCTAATATTGCAAGGCCAGATATGGGCATTATTACAAATATAGGTGTATCTCATATAGAATATTTAAAAACAAGAGAAAATATTCTTAAAGAGAAACTTAGTATAACAGACTTTTTTGAAAAGGATAATGTTTTAATAATTAATTGTGAAAATGATATGCTTCAAAAAGTTGAAAAAAATACTGACTTTAAAGTTGAAAAAACTGGTTATGATAAAAAATACGATTTATATGCTGAAAACATAGAATTAACTGACGAAAGTACTTCTTTTGATGCAGTTAATAGCAATGGAAGTAGTTATAGATTTAAACTAAATATGGTTGGAGAACATAATATTCAAAATGCTCTTTTAGGAATAAGAATAGCTGAGAATTTTGGACTTACATTTGAGGAAATGGAATTAGGATTAAAAAATCTTGAAGCAACATCAATGAGACTAGAATTTATAAAAAAAGATAATTGTACAATAATAAATGATTGCTATAATGCTAGTCCTGATTCTATGAAATCTGCATTAAATGTGTTAGAAACATACAGTGGAAATAGAAAAATTGCCATATTAGGGGACATGGGAGAACTTGGAGACTTCTCTAAATTAGCTCATAAAAATGTAGGGAGAGATGCTATAGGAAAAGTAGATATGCTCTTAACCTTAGGTGAATTTAAAAAAGATTACCAAAGTGGGTTTGGTGATAATACTTTTGTTTTTGAAAGTAAAGATGAATTACAAAAGTATTTAAAGAAAACAATTAAAAATGGCGATGTTATTTTAGTTAAGGCATCAAGATCGGCAAAATTTGAAGATATAGTAAAATATATAGAAAGTTTATAG
- a CDS encoding cell division protein FtsL, with protein MNKLQVKEYDYIKGSTAVNPSRKSTIRRPKKSKQNLRKVKKNKSIKIKNEKVEARKSTLIISILIVSLGLMTIAGDTKVYSMQKNLGKINGKINNAQETNEALKVKLLKFGSLQNIQETSEKQLSMSMPTKDDIVKVDFSENYFANIEKNTATEINKKQGFLSKILDKFR; from the coding sequence GTGAATAAATTGCAAGTAAAAGAATATGATTATATTAAAGGTAGTACAGCAGTAAACCCATCAAGAAAAAGCACAATACGTAGGCCGAAGAAAAGTAAACAAAATTTACGAAAAGTTAAAAAGAACAAAAGTATTAAAATAAAAAATGAAAAAGTAGAAGCGCGAAAAAGTACTCTTATAATATCTATATTAATAGTTTCACTAGGTCTTATGACTATTGCAGGAGATACTAAAGTATATAGTATGCAAAAAAATTTAGGGAAAATAAATGGGAAAATTAATAATGCTCAAGAAACAAACGAAGCATTAAAAGTTAAACTTTTAAAATTTGGATCTCTACAAAATATACAAGAAACTTCAGAAAAGCAATTATCAATGTCAATGCCGACTAAAGATGACATAGTAAAGGTAGATTTTTCTGAAAATTATTTTGCAAATATAGAAAAGAATACTGCTACAGAAATTAATAAAAAGCAAGGATTTTTGTCTAAAATTTTGGATAAATTTAGATAA
- a CDS encoding stage V sporulation protein D codes for MKKLNYKDRAKMRKRMAIVVAGLSCVFLVLSIRLSYIMIAKRQEYAARAEEQWTSEVKIDARRGRILDRNGKELAVSANVYRVDFDLNSIRSYLKQDLTEKKIKNLNSIGITVKPGQERLTTADIAPVIAKALDLETEKVKEKLETKLPSGADAGSATLIRRIEKDAADRVRDLKISGVLVSPDTKRYYPNNNFLAHVLGSTNVDGQGLTGIEVQYNSYLSGVPGMKISELDRNSGELPYTISQFTPPVDGKDITLTIDENIQFFAEKAAEQAYEDNKAKAVSILVMDPKNGEVLAMVNKPDFNPNNPFEGTENFDGVNESDRLQKMWRNRLVNDTFEPGSIFKVITAITGLEENIVNANTDFTCSGGLHFGNRYIKCWKTQGHGAEKFPDIIQNSCNVGFMKLGDMIGKEKLCEYIDKFGFGKVSGIDLPGEAKGIVKKVDKISETDLATIAFGQTNTVNSVQYMTAFNAVANGGQLIQPHVMREITHDEKNGVKIVDESFNPKTTTVASKEKTAELRGYLERVVTGGSGKGTFIEGYHIGGKTGTAQKVNPENGTYASGKYISSFVGMAPVDDPKVTVMVTIDEPSNGTYYAGQVCTPPAKMLFTDIFNYLDSKFADENLSQISRDAIIPEVRGMKVEEAKKILKESKLNFSIDESGDTVVDMKPYPGYAVKEESEINLYTGSSGSYNKNVVMPDVRGYSKDDANQLLNSIGIKPIFQGDGMVIEQNINPGEVITKGASIKLTLNSDYKD; via the coding sequence GTGAAAAAACTAAATTATAAAGATAGAGCAAAAATGCGCAAAAGAATGGCAATAGTTGTTGCAGGATTAAGTTGTGTATTTTTAGTGTTGAGTATTAGACTATCTTATATAATGATAGCTAAGAGACAAGAATATGCAGCAAGAGCTGAAGAACAATGGACAAGTGAAGTAAAAATAGATGCAAGAAGAGGAAGAATATTAGACAGAAATGGGAAAGAATTGGCGGTTTCTGCTAATGTATATAGAGTTGATTTCGATTTAAACTCTATAAGATCATATTTAAAACAAGATTTAACTGAAAAGAAAATAAAAAATCTTAATAGTATAGGAATTACAGTAAAGCCAGGTCAAGAACGTTTAACTACTGCTGATATTGCTCCTGTTATTGCAAAAGCTCTAGATTTAGAAACTGAAAAGGTAAAAGAAAAATTAGAAACTAAACTTCCAAGTGGAGCAGATGCAGGATCAGCAACTCTTATAAGAAGAATTGAAAAAGATGCTGCTGATAGAGTTAGAGACTTAAAGATTAGCGGTGTTTTAGTATCACCAGATACTAAGAGATACTATCCTAACAATAACTTTTTAGCACATGTTCTTGGAAGTACTAATGTTGATGGTCAAGGGTTAACTGGAATAGAAGTACAATATAATAGCTATTTATCTGGAGTCCCTGGAATGAAAATTTCAGAGCTAGATAGAAATAGTGGAGAACTACCTTATACAATATCACAATTCACACCCCCAGTAGATGGAAAAGATATAACTTTAACAATTGATGAAAATATTCAATTTTTTGCAGAAAAAGCAGCTGAGCAGGCATATGAAGATAATAAAGCTAAAGCAGTATCTATATTAGTTATGGATCCAAAGAATGGAGAAGTTTTAGCCATGGTTAATAAGCCAGACTTTAATCCTAATAATCCATTTGAAGGAACAGAAAATTTTGATGGTGTAAATGAAAGCGACAGATTACAAAAAATGTGGAGGAACAGGCTTGTAAATGATACATTTGAACCAGGTTCGATTTTTAAGGTAATAACGGCAATTACTGGATTAGAAGAAAATATTGTTAATGCTAATACTGATTTTACATGTAGTGGTGGTTTACATTTTGGAAATAGATATATAAAATGTTGGAAAACACAAGGTCATGGAGCTGAAAAGTTTCCAGATATAATTCAAAATTCATGTAATGTTGGATTTATGAAGCTTGGAGATATGATAGGAAAAGAAAAATTATGTGAATATATTGATAAGTTTGGATTTGGAAAGGTAAGTGGTATTGATTTACCAGGAGAAGCTAAAGGGATTGTTAAAAAGGTTGATAAAATTTCTGAAACAGATTTGGCTACCATAGCTTTTGGACAAACTAATACTGTAAATTCAGTTCAATATATGACTGCATTTAATGCTGTTGCAAATGGTGGCCAATTAATACAACCCCATGTTATGAGAGAAATTACTCATGATGAGAAGAATGGAGTTAAAATAGTTGATGAATCATTTAATCCAAAAACAACTACAGTAGCAAGTAAGGAAAAAACAGCTGAACTTAGAGGATATCTTGAAAGAGTTGTAACAGGTGGCTCTGGTAAAGGAACTTTTATAGAAGGATATCATATAGGAGGAAAAACAGGAACGGCTCAAAAAGTAAATCCTGAAAATGGTACCTATGCTTCAGGAAAATATATATCATCTTTTGTTGGTATGGCACCAGTAGATGATCCTAAAGTTACAGTCATGGTAACAATAGATGAACCAAGCAATGGTACATACTATGCAGGTCAAGTATGTACACCACCAGCAAAAATGTTATTTACTGATATATTTAATTATTTAGACAGTAAGTTTGCTGATGAGAATTTAAGTCAAATATCTAGAGATGCTATTATTCCAGAAGTAAGAGGAATGAAGGTTGAAGAAGCAAAGAAAATATTAAAAGAGTCTAAGTTGAATTTTTCAATAGATGAATCAGGGGATACTGTTGTAGATATGAAGCCATATCCAGGATATGCAGTAAAGGAAGAATCTGAAATAAATCTTTACACAGGAAGCAGTGGGTCTTATAATAAAAATGTTGTAATGCCTGATGTAAGAGGATACTCTAAAGATGATGCTAATCAGTTATTAAATAGTATTGGAATAAAACCTATCTTCCAAGGTGATGGTATGGTAATAGAACAAAATATTAATCCAGGAGAAGTTATAACTAAGGGAGCATCAATTAAATTAACTTTAAATTCAGATTATAAAGACTAA
- the spoVE gene encoding stage V sporulation protein E → MRVSKLRKKNIGQIDYGIFYSVVLLLAVGVVMVYSASSYYAMFRNNDSMYFLKRQLVWAVLGMIVLCTTMSIDYHKIKKYTLWMMIGCIPLLLLVFLFPGVNGAQRWIIIGPLSLQPSELAKYVVVLFLAKSIEIKGDGIKNFSTGIVPYLGVSGIYAALVLAEKNLSIASVIMIVTFIVLFSAGGRLKHLFGIVAPLMVAAAIIFTVAEPYRRARMLNFIDPWKDPTGNGYQLIQSFYALGAGGITGLGLGQSRQKTLYMPEPHNDFIFSIIGEEIGLIGCLCIIMLFVVFIWRGIKVAMSAKDTYGTLLAIGITSVIAVQSLINIAVVTGSMPVTGVPLPFISYGGTSLVINMAAMGVLLNISRQTEGKKDI, encoded by the coding sequence ATGAGAGTTAGTAAGCTCAGAAAAAAGAATATTGGTCAAATAGATTATGGAATATTCTATAGTGTAGTTTTACTATTAGCAGTTGGAGTTGTTATGGTATACTCTGCAAGTTCTTATTATGCTATGTTTAGAAATAATGATAGTATGTATTTTTTAAAGAGGCAGCTTGTTTGGGCAGTTTTAGGAATGATAGTTTTATGTACTACAATGTCAATTGATTATCATAAAATTAAAAAATATACTTTATGGATGATGATAGGATGTATACCATTATTGCTACTTGTATTTTTATTTCCAGGAGTAAATGGTGCTCAAAGATGGATTATAATTGGACCACTTTCATTACAACCATCTGAATTAGCTAAATATGTTGTAGTTTTATTTTTAGCTAAGAGTATAGAAATAAAAGGTGATGGAATAAAAAACTTTTCAACAGGAATAGTACCATATTTAGGTGTTTCAGGAATATATGCAGCTTTAGTATTAGCGGAGAAAAATTTAAGTATAGCATCAGTAATAATGATAGTTACTTTTATTGTGCTTTTTTCAGCAGGTGGTCGATTAAAACATTTATTTGGAATAGTTGCACCACTTATGGTAGCAGCAGCTATTATATTTACAGTAGCTGAACCTTATAGACGAGCAAGAATGTTGAATTTTATTGATCCATGGAAAGATCCTACAGGAAATGGATATCAATTAATACAATCCTTTTATGCATTAGGAGCAGGGGGAATTACAGGTCTTGGCTTAGGTCAGTCAAGGCAAAAAACATTATATATGCCTGAACCACATAATGATTTTATATTTTCAATAATAGGCGAAGAAATAGGTTTGATTGGTTGTTTATGTATAATAATGCTTTTTGTAGTTTTTATTTGGAGAGGAATAAAAGTCGCTATGAGTGCTAAAGATACTTATGGAACTTTACTAGCAATTGGAATAACTTCTGTTATAGCAGTTCAATCATTAATAAATATTGCAGTTGTAACTGGTTCTATGCCTGTTACAGGAGTTCCTTTACCATTTATCAGTTATGGGGGAACATCCCTGGTAATAAACATGGCAGCCATGGGAGTCCTTTTAAATATATCGCGACAAACAGAAGGAAAAAAAGATATTTAA
- a CDS encoding small basic family protein: MIAIIGLLIGIILGFLFDVNISESFSPYMSVAILACLDSVFGAIRANLSKNFQTDIFISGFFGNALLAAGLAYLGDKLGIPIYIAAVIVFGGRIFNNFAIIRRLLLEKLKSH; encoded by the coding sequence TTGATTGCAATAATAGGTCTACTGATAGGAATAATATTAGGTTTTTTATTTGATGTTAATATTTCTGAAAGTTTTTCGCCATATATGTCAGTTGCAATACTTGCATGTTTGGATTCAGTTTTTGGTGCAATAAGGGCTAATTTATCTAAAAATTTCCAAACAGACATATTTATATCAGGTTTTTTCGGAAATGCATTACTTGCAGCAGGATTAGCATATCTTGGAGATAAATTAGGCATTCCTATATACATAGCTGCAGTAATAGTATTTGGGGGTAGAATTTTCAATAATTTCGCAATAATAAGAAGACTTTTATTGGAAAAATTAAAGTCCCACTAA
- a CDS encoding cell division protein FtsQ/DivIB, which yields MAIIIFITKSNIFIVKKVAVTGNPIITGEDIKERCEKVLGENIFFVSKSDLIKEATKNPYVRSVTITKKFPKQININVVEKEGIYYIDEGKNKLILSNKLVLLERTDDLKGRNLVEVKGIEFKDGKVGEKVLEDDRISEVLTTFYDIVRNNPTEYHISSIDLQDLTNIKVYIGEVEGRLGNDENLLDKMNKVLHIVASPEVALTKGYIDVSYEGSPVYYHE from the coding sequence ATGGCAATAATTATATTTATTACTAAATCAAATATATTTATAGTAAAAAAAGTAGCAGTTACAGGAAACCCAATAATAACAGGAGAAGATATAAAAGAACGATGTGAAAAAGTTCTTGGAGAAAATATATTCTTTGTAAGTAAAAGTGATTTAATTAAGGAAGCTACTAAGAATCCATATGTTAGAAGTGTAACTATAACAAAAAAATTTCCTAAACAAATAAATATAAATGTAGTAGAAAAAGAAGGCATTTATTATATTGATGAAGGAAAAAATAAGTTGATTTTAAGTAACAAATTAGTTTTACTTGAAAGAACTGATGATCTAAAAGGAAGAAATTTAGTAGAAGTAAAGGGAATAGAATTTAAAGATGGAAAAGTTGGTGAAAAAGTTTTAGAAGATGATAGAATTAGTGAAGTATTAACTACTTTCTATGATATAGTGAGGAATAATCCAACAGAATATCATATAAGTTCTATTGATCTTCAAGATCTAACTAATATTAAAGTATACATAGGTGAAGTAGAAGGAAGATTAGGAAATGATGAGAATTTACTAGATAAAATGAATAAAGTGCTTCATATTGTAGCTAGTCCAGAAGTCGCACTGACGAAAGGATATATAGATGTTAGTTATGAAGGTTCACCAGTATATTATCATGAATAG
- a CDS encoding UDP-N-acetylmuramoyl-L-alanyl-D-glutamate--2,6-diaminopimelate ligase — protein MNLKDILKGLDYNLLQGSLDNEISSINYDSRKVEKGDIFVCIKGYATDGHKYIQKAIENGASVIIIQDNVKIIDKNVSIIKVKDTRKTLALMGINYYDNPSQKMKIIGITGTNGKTTTAFMIKSILEASGKKVGLIGTIANYIGNEKLHTERTTPESLELQELFSNMVNKGVEYCVMEVSSHSLELDRVYGVDFEIGIFTNLTRDHLDFHKTFENYYNSKFKLFKRSNIRIINSDDDYGKQVIKDLNKLKAKNIYDYSIKKESNFKAFDEKMGSKNISFKVNLEKEEEFILSIPGEYNIYNALSAIGACYKLNISMEFIKEGINKVIVPGRCERTATEYNLIYDIIIDYAHTPDGLKNILETARGFTKGRLIAIFGCGGDRDKVKRPQMGKIGTEIADMAIITSDNPRSEEPIKIIEDILVGIEKDNYEVIENRKEAIKRAIDIAKENDVIVIAGKGHETYQILKDKTIHFDEREVVKQILDDK, from the coding sequence ATGAACCTTAAAGACATTTTAAAAGGACTAGATTATAATTTATTGCAAGGTAGTTTAGATAATGAAATATCTTCCATTAATTATGATAGTAGAAAAGTAGAAAAAGGAGATATTTTTGTTTGCATAAAAGGATATGCTACAGATGGTCATAAATATATTCAAAAAGCTATTGAAAATGGTGCATCTGTTATCATAATACAAGATAATGTGAAAATAATAGATAAAAATGTATCCATTATAAAAGTTAAAGATACTAGAAAAACTTTAGCACTTATGGGAATAAATTATTATGATAATCCAAGCCAAAAAATGAAAATTATAGGTATTACAGGCACTAATGGAAAAACAACAACTGCATTTATGATAAAATCTATTTTAGAGGCTAGTGGTAAGAAGGTAGGTCTTATAGGAACTATTGCTAACTATATTGGAAATGAGAAACTTCATACTGAAAGAACTACACCTGAATCACTTGAGTTACAAGAATTATTTAGTAATATGGTTAATAAAGGTGTAGAATATTGTGTTATGGAAGTGTCTTCTCATTCACTTGAATTAGATAGAGTGTATGGAGTGGATTTTGAAATTGGTATTTTTACAAATTTAACAAGAGATCATCTAGATTTTCATAAGACTTTTGAAAATTATTATAATTCTAAATTTAAGTTATTTAAAAGAAGTAATATAAGAATAATCAATAGTGATGATGATTATGGAAAACAAGTGATAAAAGATTTAAACAAATTAAAAGCTAAAAACATATATGATTATTCTATAAAAAAAGAATCTAATTTTAAAGCATTTGATGAAAAAATGGGAAGCAAAAATATAAGTTTTAAAGTTAATTTAGAAAAAGAGGAAGAATTTATTTTATCAATACCAGGAGAATACAATATATATAATGCTTTAAGTGCTATAGGAGCATGCTACAAGTTAAATATATCAATGGAATTTATTAAAGAAGGAATTAATAAAGTTATAGTTCCAGGAAGATGCGAAAGGACAGCTACTGAATATAATTTGATTTATGATATAATCATAGACTATGCTCATACTCCAGATGGGTTAAAGAATATACTAGAAACTGCAAGAGGATTTACTAAGGGAAGGTTAATTGCTATATTTGGATGTGGAGGAGATAGAGATAAGGTAAAACGTCCTCAAATGGGAAAGATAGGAACTGAAATAGCTGATATGGCTATTATTACTTCTGATAATCCTAGAAGTGAAGAACCTATTAAAATAATAGAAGATATATTGGTAGGAATAGAAAAAGATAACTATGAAGTTATTGAAAATAGAAAAGAAGCTATAAAGAGAGCTATAGATATTGCAAAAGAAAATGATGTAATAGTTATAGCTGGAAAAGGTCATGAAACATATCAAATTTTAAAAGATAAAACAATACATTTTGATGAGAGAGAAGTAGTTAAACAAATATTAGATGATAAATAA
- the mraY gene encoding phospho-N-acetylmuramoyl-pentapeptide-transferase encodes MGDIIKDLINPTVLSALIMGFAFSMVLGPIFIPMLHKLKFGQNIRKDGPKSHLKKSGTPTMGGLIFFISATVTMFIIGYKPTDEGMIVLYSLIAFGIIGFLDDILKIIHKDNLGLRAYQKMILLLLFSVALAYYGYTNVGTDIIIPFINSKLDLGIFYIPLVVVYYAATTNAVNLTDGIDGLASSVTVIVLTFFAIIGFKTGHYQVGVFSIVLAGALLGFLRYNAFPAKIFMGDTGSLALGGAVATIALILKMPLFIIIVGGIYVIETLSVIIQVTSFKMTGKRVFKMAPIHHHFEQCGWSEVKLVTVFSIITLILCIIGFIAL; translated from the coding sequence ATGGGGGATATAATAAAAGATTTAATAAATCCAACAGTATTATCAGCATTAATAATGGGGTTTGCATTTTCAATGGTTTTAGGACCTATATTTATACCTATGCTGCATAAGTTAAAATTTGGTCAAAATATAAGAAAGGATGGTCCTAAAAGTCACTTAAAAAAATCAGGAACTCCAACCATGGGAGGACTTATATTTTTTATTTCAGCAACAGTGACAATGTTTATAATTGGATATAAACCAACTGACGAAGGCATGATAGTATTATACTCATTAATTGCATTTGGTATAATTGGATTTTTAGATGATATATTAAAAATAATTCATAAAGACAATTTGGGTTTAAGAGCTTATCAAAAAATGATATTATTATTACTATTTTCAGTTGCTTTAGCTTATTATGGGTATACAAATGTAGGAACTGATATTATAATTCCATTTATAAATTCTAAATTAGATTTAGGAATATTCTATATTCCATTAGTGGTTGTATATTATGCAGCAACAACTAATGCAGTAAATCTCACAGATGGAATAGATGGTCTTGCATCATCAGTAACAGTTATAGTTCTAACATTTTTTGCTATAATAGGGTTTAAAACAGGTCATTATCAAGTTGGGGTATTTTCAATTGTTCTTGCAGGTGCTTTATTAGGTTTCCTTAGATATAATGCTTTTCCAGCAAAAATATTTATGGGAGATACTGGTTCATTAGCACTTGGAGGTGCCGTAGCTACAATAGCTTTAATATTAAAAATGCCATTATTTATAATAATAGTAGGTGGCATATATGTAATAGAGACATTATCTGTTATAATACAAGTAACATCTTTTAAGATGACAGGTAAAAGGGTATTTAAAATGGCTCCTATCCACCATCATTTTGAACAATGTGGTTGGAGTGAAGTTAAATTAGTTACAGTATTTTCTATAATAACATTAATACTATGCATCATAGGCTTTATTGCACTTTAA